The Alteromonas macleodii ATCC 27126 genome segment GGGTTCGTTGACATTACAACGCCGCTTTCTGTAACTCAAAAAGCGGCGCTGCTGTACGAAAATGCGAAGCGATGGTACGACATCGCATAAAGCTAGCTTACTTGAGCTGCTGAACTAGCCTAGGGTTTATTGCCTTCAATAAACCCGTTGGATTTCAGCTTTATTTAAGCGCAGTTACCGTCATGTGCGGCGAGCGATAAACCACCTCATCGTTTAGATCGATACCAATTCCCGGTGTGTCAGGCGCTTCAATGAAGCCGTTTACTGGCTGAGGATCTTGAATGCAAAGTTCACGGTTCCAGTCTTTAATAGCGTAGGTATGGTGCTCGTGAATTAAGAAGTTTGGAATGGCCGTTTCTAGATGCAGGCTTGCCGCTGTCGCTACAGGGCCTCCGCAAACGTGAGCCTGAATACGTACATCGTAAATGTCGGCATAATCACACACCTTTTTCGCTTCGGTGAAACCACCACAAAGGCCAACGTCAGGCTGAAGTACATCAATAGATTGGTCTTCAAGGTAAGGGCGTACATCCCAGCGGTGGTACAAGCGCTCACCGCCCGCAATAGGCACATTCACGTTCTTCGCTACTTTGTCGTGAAGCTTCGAGTTAAGGTAATTCACTGGCTCTTCGTAATATAGACAGCCAATTTCTTCAACGATGTCACCCAGCTGGATAGCCGTTGATGCACCTAATAAGCTGTGACATTCAAAGATGATGTCGCCATCTTCGCCCATTGTGTCTCTAATCGCCTGAAGACGGGCTTTGAAAAGTTTAAGCTCGGGCTTAGTGAATAGTTTGGTTCTGTCGAAATGGGTGTTGCCGTCTTTATCGTAAACGATGGGGTCAACTTTAACCGCATCGTAACCATCTTTAAGTGCTTTTTCAGTGGCGCGAGCATAGTCAGCGGGGTCGTTAAGCTTGGTTACTTCTTTGTCCCAATCAAACTGTAGCTGGCTAGCGTAGCTACGGAGCTTGCCATTAGTTTTGCCACCCAGTAATTCGTAAACCGGTAAGCCAAGCGCTTTGCCTTTAATGTCCCAAAGTGCAGTATCAATAGCGCTCATCGCAGCATAAATAACCGGGCCGCCGCCTAATCCCCAAAAGCCTTCGCGCAGCATTCTCGACCATAGCAGTTCAGTGTGAAAAGGATTAAAGCCAATCAGCATGGCTTCGGCAATTTCTTTAATCATGTGTGCAGCGGCGCTGTGACCCCAATCATAAGCCAGTCCTGCTTCGCCCACACCGGTAATACCTTCGTCGGTGTAAACGCGTACGAAAACCGGGTTCCACTGAGGGCGCTTAGGGCATTCGATATCAAAAATTTCTACTTTTTTGACTTTCATAATGTATAAACAATTCCTGTTTGAAATAAGTTGGCGTTTAGCTGGCTAAGCTAAATTATTCGCAGAAGCCCGGGTCTAGTTTGTAAGCTTTGCGAAGCATGGCAGGCCATGCTTTTTGGCCGCCTGTTTCGCCGCTGTGAACCACATTAGCCTGTGCGTATATGCCATCAATAATGCTTTGCGGTATCTCGATAACCTCTTCATTAGACTGCATCAGGGCAAGCTGAATTTCGCACGCACGCTGCAAATCATAAAAGCGCATAAAGGCGTCACCAACGGTGGGGCCAAGGGTTAGACCGCCGTGATTAGGCAAAAGCATGTGATTAGTGTCGCCAAGATCGTCCTGCAAACGTTTCTTTTCACTATCATCAACGGCTAAACCTTCGTAGCTGTGATAAGAAAGTGAAGGTAGCGAAAACATTGAATACTGGCTCCAGGGCTTAAGCCCGCCTTTGACAGATGCGACTGAGATTGTGGCTAGTGTATGCAGGTGAATAACGCATTGGGCATCGTGGCGCACTTCGTGGATAGCACTGTGAATGGTGAAGCCAGCAGGGTTGATGCCGTAAGGTGTATCGTCAAGGATGTTACCCTCTAAATCGACCTTAACCAGGTTAGAGGCGGTAACCTCGTCAAACGTCAGGCCAAAGGCGTTAACCAAGTAATGATCAGTGCCCGGTACCTTAGCTGAGATATGAGTGTAAATAAGGTCGCCCCATCGCATATCTGCCACTAACCGATAGCATGCTGCTAAATCGACACGAGTTTGCCATTCTTGTTCAGATACTTTGCCTTTAAGGCTTAAGGTTGGCAGTGAAAACAAGCCACTTCTCCTATTCTTTTCATGGTGACAATTTACCAATACCCGCAACAATGAACAATGCTTTGTCAGTGCTGCGTTATATCGAATTGGGTGTAGCCATCGCGCAAGGGAATAAGATCGTCAGCGAAACGCATTGCGTCGTGGTCAAGGGTAAAGGGGTCGGTTTTTACGAGCTTTTTTATCTCTAATTTGGCCCAAGGAGGCGCATCGAAGGCGTCTGGAAGGGTCTCAATACCAGCATCTAAATCACAACCAAATATAGCCAGTCCATTAGATGTGGTGGATAAATATTGGGTAACTTCAACATTGAACCCAGTTTCTTCCCACGTTTCTCTGTGTGCAGTACAGGCGACCGATTCATTTTCAAGCACCCCTCCACCAGGAAAATCCAATTTACCCGAAAGACGGTGTTCTACTAACAGTACCTTGTTATTTGTTTTGACTAGGCACGCGGCAGCAATCAAAGGGGCTGGACTGTTTTCTCCGACTTGGTTTTGTTGAGATAAAAGCCTATCGGAAACGCGACAAACCGGCGCGTTGGGTGAAGACTGTGAACATGCGAAAAGCGTTAAAACAGCGAATATAGCTGATAAGCGAAATAAGATGACCATCGATTTGGGTAAAATACTCTAGAAGCTGTTTGTGATTGTTATTAAAAATAATCAATATTAAATGACAGACTCTACGCAAAAATAAAAATAACACAACTAACAATAATAACGCGGTACACAATCTTAACGTATAGCGGTGCTTGCGAAGAATCGTAAGCGGATTTTGTGTACTTGAGTATCCTAAACGTTTTGAAAAATACGTGATGGGATACTTTTTTACCTATAGGAAAGGTTATGTCTTCACGATTATCTTTATCGCCTTTGTTGCTTGGCGTAGTACTACTTGCAGGTGTTGTAGTGTATTTGAATATGCCCGAAGAAGAGAGCGCGAGTAATAGTAGCGTGCGGGCGACGCCGGTAAAAACAGCCTTGGTATCATCACAAGCATTCCCCATTACTATTGAGTCATTAGGTACTGCTACCGCCAACGAGTCGGTGAATATTACCGCACAAGTCACCGATACCGTAAAAACGATTAATTTTGAAGACGGCGATAAAGCCACCGAAGGCGAGTTACTGGTTCAGCTAAACAATACGGAAGAACGCGCCAGGGTAGAGGAACTTAAGGCGAATATTGATGAGGCCAAACGCCAGTTCACGCGAATTTCTGACTTGCGTCAGTCAAACGCTACCTCTGAACAACTTCTTGACGAGCAGCAAGCACGGGTTAAAGCCTTACAAGCTCAGCTAGATATTGCGCTAGCTCAGCTAAACGACTTGCAGATACGCGCGCCATTTAGCGGACTACTAGGTAATCGCGAAATCAGTATCGGCTCTTTGG includes the following:
- a CDS encoding NUDIX hydrolase, which produces MVILFRLSAIFAVLTLFACSQSSPNAPVCRVSDRLLSQQNQVGENSPAPLIAAACLVKTNNKVLLVEHRLSGKLDFPGGGVLENESVACTAHRETWEETGFNVEVTQYLSTTSNGLAIFGCDLDAGIETLPDAFDAPPWAKLEIKKLVKTDPFTLDHDAMRFADDLIPLRDGYTQFDITQH
- a CDS encoding efflux RND transporter periplasmic adaptor subunit, with the translated sequence MSSRLSLSPLLLGVVLLAGVVVYLNMPEEESASNSSVRATPVKTALVSSQAFPITIESLGTATANESVNITAQVTDTVKTINFEDGDKATEGELLVQLNNTEERARVEELKANIDEAKRQFTRISDLRQSNATSEQLLDEQQARVKALQAQLDIALAQLNDLQIRAPFSGLLGNREISIGSLVQPGDTITTLDDISLIKVDFSIAENHLASVAKGQALSASSVAYPGEEFTGKISNIDTRLDPISRSIRVRATIDNQDNRLRPGMLLTVIVEKRVLNTLVLPEKALVPVQDKQYVYVVKDNVAHQTEVVIGERRPGLVQIVSGLNEGDEVITEGPLRVRDQSPVNVLNR
- a CDS encoding mandelate racemase/muconate lactonizing enzyme family protein, with protein sequence MKVKKVEIFDIECPKRPQWNPVFVRVYTDEGITGVGEAGLAYDWGHSAAAHMIKEIAEAMLIGFNPFHTELLWSRMLREGFWGLGGGPVIYAAMSAIDTALWDIKGKALGLPVYELLGGKTNGKLRSYASQLQFDWDKEVTKLNDPADYARATEKALKDGYDAVKVDPIVYDKDGNTHFDRTKLFTKPELKLFKARLQAIRDTMGEDGDIIFECHSLLGASTAIQLGDIVEEIGCLYYEEPVNYLNSKLHDKVAKNVNVPIAGGERLYHRWDVRPYLEDQSIDVLQPDVGLCGGFTEAKKVCDYADIYDVRIQAHVCGGPVATAASLHLETAIPNFLIHEHHTYAIKDWNRELCIQDPQPVNGFIEAPDTPGIGIDLNDEVVYRSPHMTVTALK
- a CDS encoding class II aldolase/adducin family protein — encoded protein: MFSLPTLSLKGKVSEQEWQTRVDLAACYRLVADMRWGDLIYTHISAKVPGTDHYLVNAFGLTFDEVTASNLVKVDLEGNILDDTPYGINPAGFTIHSAIHEVRHDAQCVIHLHTLATISVASVKGGLKPWSQYSMFSLPSLSYHSYEGLAVDDSEKKRLQDDLGDTNHMLLPNHGGLTLGPTVGDAFMRFYDLQRACEIQLALMQSNEEVIEIPQSIIDGIYAQANVVHSGETGGQKAWPAMLRKAYKLDPGFCE